A single region of the Oenococcus kitaharae DSM 17330 genome encodes:
- a CDS encoding ECF transporter S component, which yields MTAHTSTKNWRIRDVILIGLIGVIFGILFFAFGIPWNTMVSLSGPLVSLVSDQSLAQTIGASQISEQVATAATIGLWVMAGPIAGMIIKKPGASLLGETLAATVEMAVGSAWGISDILSGLIQGAGTEAGFALTGYKRPFAGLWLSTLTSTVITFGFTYFQNSYNRFPISYTLSLFVISYLSILIFAGIVVYLIYTILKKAKLIK from the coding sequence ATGACAGCACACACATCAACAAAAAATTGGCGGATCAGGGATGTCATTTTAATCGGCCTGATCGGTGTGATTTTCGGCATTCTGTTTTTTGCTTTCGGTATCCCTTGGAATACCATGGTCAGCTTGAGCGGTCCTTTGGTCAGCTTGGTCTCTGATCAATCACTTGCACAAACCATCGGGGCTTCGCAAATTTCTGAGCAGGTTGCCACAGCAGCGACAATCGGCCTTTGGGTCATGGCCGGCCCGATTGCCGGTATGATTATCAAAAAACCAGGTGCATCCTTGCTTGGAGAAACCTTAGCCGCCACAGTAGAAATGGCGGTTGGATCAGCTTGGGGCATTTCCGATATTCTCAGCGGCCTCATACAAGGGGCGGGTACAGAAGCAGGTTTTGCCCTGACAGGTTATAAACGTCCTTTTGCCGGATTGTGGCTTTCCACATTGACATCAACAGTTATCACTTTCGGATTTACCTATTTTCAGAATTCGTATAACCGTTTTCCTATCAGCTATACTTTGTCACTTTTTGTCATTTCTTACCTATCGATTTTGATTTTCGCCGGTATTGTGGTCTATCTGATCTACACCATTCTAAAGAAAGCTAAACTGATTAAATAA
- a CDS encoding energy-coupling factor transporter transmembrane component T family protein, whose translation MRASLKFLLVLALAIELAFVRSLWLNLAITACALIYVIYKKISFKRILWLIIVGILPFVGGWFMYYTMSPDHSKTFAWIMATRVYAYIFLGSVLAFSQSMTALMRGFEQDLHVNPTFVYGILGALNFLPKMTRQIKIIRASAKMRGVRLTVFSPQLYVKAIYNSFVWSNNLSQAMYAHGFLEGKKRSHYHHESIHAKEIYLFILILVLSILIALIK comes from the coding sequence ATGAGAGCGTCCTTAAAATTCCTTCTTGTTCTTGCGCTTGCAATTGAGCTGGCCTTTGTGAGGTCTTTATGGCTGAACCTAGCCATCACGGCATGTGCCTTAATCTACGTTATTTATAAGAAAATTTCTTTTAAAAGAATTCTTTGGTTAATTATTGTCGGTATTCTCCCTTTTGTCGGGGGCTGGTTTATGTATTACACCATGAGCCCAGACCACTCAAAAACCTTTGCTTGGATTATGGCGACGCGTGTGTACGCCTATATTTTTCTCGGTAGTGTGCTAGCCTTCAGCCAGTCGATGACCGCTTTAATGCGTGGTTTTGAACAAGACTTGCATGTCAATCCGACTTTTGTTTATGGAATTTTAGGGGCCTTGAATTTCTTGCCAAAAATGACCCGTCAAATTAAGATCATTCGTGCATCTGCCAAAATGCGTGGTGTGCGTTTAACTGTCTTTTCCCCGCAGTTATATGTAAAAGCCATTTATAATTCATTTGTCTGGTCAAACAATCTCAGTCAGGCTATGTATGCCCACGGTTTTTTGGAAGGGAAGAAACGCAGCCATTATCATCATGAATCAATTCATGCTAAAGAAATTTACCTATTTATTCTGATTCTTGTCCTAAGTATTTTAATTGCATTGATAAAATGA
- the mfd gene encoding transcription-repair coupling factor, giving the protein MMSALTDFISRLPLTESIVLNQSSPDTAQLISGIDDTPKAALAAGVFVRLKAEKQKKNSLIITDTQFRADRLSGDLEALVGQDNVFEIQAEESLATETAIASRDADLSRVLALRAMQSNTPAMIVAPLVALTRRYPDPAVFRSAVLDLKKSDTYVQADLAGRLIEMGYRKEALAASPGEFAVRGEIVDIYPINMDSPVRLDCFDEELESMRTFDADSQKSLDKIQHVFVFPVSDFLLSQADFSTDLQTLQNAFIAYRDSLKGIEKKKITSFFDPLLARSRESGFDRGLLPFAEFFLTHSLLEYAKQDDLLFIDDFARINEQAKLQEEKDAQWMTDALKEFRLLPDLKIKLDATNLLKKSQQNITGKLQRFHNPKIFLSNLTRGLVGLAFTAKQTLLTRPMQQYFGQMPALKADVDSYRKREFTVVLAAASHERLLSLQRTLHDFDMNFAITDEVLPGTAQLQVSALSRGFELPDQKLVVLTEAELFAKVKKRIPRHATFSNAERITSYNQLKVGDYVVHVNHGIGRYEGLTTLEANGGKQDYLTLAYAQNAKIFVPITHLNLVQKYIGGDQGKVKINSLNSTDWAKTKHKVATKVEDIADDLIALYAKREAESGFAFSADDQAQDKFDNEFAYPETVDQLRSIKEIKSDMESAKPMDRLLVGDVGFGKTEVALRAAFKAIHDHKQVAFLTPTTILSQQHYETALERFSDFPDVRIAVLSRFNTPAQNKAAIKKIKDHQIDLVIGTHRLLSKDVVFDDLGLLIIDEEQRFGVKHKEKIKQLRASIDVLTLTATPIPRTLNMALVGARDLSVLETPPANRFPIQTYVLESNWPVVADAMEKEIGRGGQVFFLHNRVQDIERTVGEVQRLVPDANVGYIHGQMNETQLENVLMDFLNGVYDVLVTTTIIETGVDIPNVNTLIVENSQRFGLSQLYQLRGRIGRSNRLAYAYFTFPPDRQPTEDAQKRLEAIRDFTELGSGFKLAMRDLSIRGAGDLLGKQQHGFIDSVGYELYQQMLQEAVAARQGKHKKAIQTNAEIVLDIEALLPEDYVGDSSQKIEMYQRIRKSQNQAQFDEVRQDLIDRFGAIPQQVENLFALARLKNAADLANVVNLRGDGTQVRILFSKKASRALAGETVFKTLQDLPYKVRVKAIDDQLELTVILNKDPQLTYLGKITDYLESAAKEIQHAFG; this is encoded by the coding sequence ATGATGAGCGCATTGACAGATTTTATCAGTCGTTTGCCTTTGACTGAAAGTATAGTCCTGAACCAAAGCAGCCCGGATACGGCGCAACTTATTTCAGGCATTGACGATACCCCCAAGGCCGCGTTAGCCGCTGGGGTTTTTGTGCGTTTAAAAGCTGAAAAACAGAAAAAAAACAGCTTAATTATCACAGACACGCAATTCCGTGCTGATCGGCTTAGCGGTGACCTGGAAGCTCTCGTCGGCCAGGATAATGTCTTTGAAATTCAAGCAGAAGAATCCTTGGCGACGGAAACAGCGATTGCGTCGCGCGATGCAGATTTGAGTCGCGTTTTGGCCTTGCGAGCCATGCAGTCTAACACTCCAGCCATGATTGTTGCGCCTTTAGTTGCCTTGACGCGTCGTTATCCAGATCCGGCAGTTTTTCGGTCTGCTGTTTTGGATCTTAAAAAATCGGACACCTATGTGCAGGCGGATTTGGCCGGCAGATTGATCGAGATGGGGTATCGCAAAGAAGCATTGGCTGCGAGTCCTGGTGAATTTGCGGTCAGAGGCGAGATTGTTGATATCTATCCGATCAATATGGATAGCCCTGTACGCTTGGATTGCTTCGATGAAGAGCTTGAGTCTATGCGGACTTTTGATGCCGATTCACAAAAATCTTTGGACAAAATCCAGCATGTTTTTGTGTTTCCAGTTTCGGACTTCCTTCTGTCACAAGCTGATTTTTCCACAGATTTGCAAACACTGCAAAATGCTTTTATTGCCTACCGTGATTCTCTGAAGGGGATCGAAAAGAAGAAAATTACAAGTTTTTTTGACCCTCTACTGGCTCGTTCTAGGGAAAGCGGCTTTGATCGCGGTCTTTTACCTTTTGCTGAGTTCTTTTTAACACACTCGCTTTTAGAGTATGCTAAGCAAGACGACCTGCTGTTCATTGATGATTTCGCCAGAATTAATGAACAGGCCAAACTTCAAGAGGAAAAAGATGCGCAATGGATGACTGATGCTTTAAAAGAGTTTCGGCTCCTACCTGATTTAAAAATCAAGCTTGATGCAACTAATCTTTTGAAGAAATCACAGCAGAATATTACCGGTAAACTGCAGCGTTTTCACAATCCGAAAATTTTCTTGAGTAATTTAACCCGTGGGTTGGTTGGCCTGGCTTTTACTGCCAAACAAACTCTATTGACCCGACCGATGCAGCAGTATTTTGGCCAGATGCCGGCCCTAAAAGCTGATGTTGATTCTTATCGTAAGCGAGAATTCACCGTGGTCTTGGCTGCTGCTTCTCATGAACGGTTGTTGTCCTTGCAGCGGACTTTGCACGATTTTGATATGAATTTTGCTATCACTGATGAGGTATTGCCCGGTACGGCCCAATTACAAGTTAGTGCTTTATCACGCGGTTTTGAATTGCCGGATCAGAAATTGGTTGTTCTAACCGAAGCGGAATTGTTCGCCAAAGTCAAAAAGCGAATTCCGCGGCATGCAACTTTTTCTAATGCCGAAAGAATTACCAGTTATAACCAACTCAAGGTTGGCGATTATGTAGTACATGTTAATCATGGTATCGGACGCTATGAAGGTTTAACCACACTGGAAGCCAATGGCGGCAAACAAGATTATTTGACACTGGCTTATGCACAAAACGCCAAGATTTTCGTACCGATAACACACCTGAACCTAGTTCAGAAATACATTGGCGGCGATCAGGGCAAAGTTAAAATCAATTCTTTGAATTCAACCGACTGGGCCAAAACAAAACACAAGGTGGCCACCAAAGTCGAAGATATTGCTGATGACTTGATTGCTTTATACGCCAAGCGCGAAGCCGAAAGCGGTTTTGCCTTTTCTGCTGATGATCAAGCACAGGACAAATTCGATAATGAGTTTGCCTACCCAGAGACTGTTGACCAGCTGCGTTCGATTAAAGAGATCAAAAGCGATATGGAGTCAGCCAAGCCGATGGACCGCCTGCTGGTCGGGGATGTTGGTTTTGGGAAGACTGAGGTCGCCCTGCGTGCTGCATTTAAAGCGATTCATGATCACAAACAGGTTGCATTTTTGACGCCGACTACTATCCTTTCCCAACAGCATTACGAAACGGCCTTGGAACGTTTTTCCGATTTTCCGGATGTCAGGATTGCTGTTTTGTCCCGCTTTAATACGCCCGCACAGAACAAAGCGGCTATTAAAAAGATCAAAGACCACCAAATTGATCTGGTTATCGGGACTCATCGTCTTTTGTCCAAGGATGTGGTTTTTGATGATTTGGGCCTGCTGATTATTGATGAAGAGCAGCGTTTTGGCGTCAAACACAAAGAGAAGATCAAACAGCTGCGTGCCAGTATCGATGTCCTCACGCTCACAGCGACACCGATCCCGCGTACTTTAAATATGGCGCTTGTCGGCGCACGTGATTTATCAGTCCTAGAGACACCACCAGCTAACCGTTTTCCGATTCAGACTTATGTTTTGGAAAGTAATTGGCCAGTCGTTGCTGATGCGATGGAAAAAGAGATTGGACGCGGTGGACAGGTCTTTTTCCTGCATAACCGTGTTCAGGACATTGAACGGACTGTTGGTGAAGTACAACGTCTGGTGCCTGATGCCAATGTTGGCTATATTCATGGTCAGATGAACGAAACCCAGTTAGAAAATGTTTTGATGGACTTTTTAAACGGCGTCTATGATGTGCTGGTCACGACTACGATCATCGAGACAGGTGTTGATATTCCGAATGTCAACACGTTGATTGTCGAGAATTCACAGCGTTTTGGTTTGTCGCAGCTTTACCAATTACGCGGCCGAATCGGTCGTTCTAACCGTCTAGCCTATGCATATTTCACTTTTCCGCCTGATCGCCAACCGACTGAAGATGCTCAAAAACGCCTGGAAGCCATTCGTGATTTCACGGAGCTAGGATCCGGCTTTAAATTGGCCATGCGCGATCTGTCAATTCGTGGTGCCGGTGATTTATTGGGCAAACAGCAGCACGGCTTTATCGATTCTGTTGGTTATGAACTATACCAGCAGATGCTGCAAGAGGCCGTAGCAGCCAGGCAAGGCAAACACAAAAAAGCCATACAGACTAATGCTGAAATTGTTTTGGACATTGAGGCTCTGCTGCCTGAGGACTATGTGGGTGATTCATCTCAGAAAATCGAGATGTACCAGCGGATCCGAAAGTCTCAGAACCAGGCACAGTTTGACGAAGTCCGTCAGGATTTGATCGATCGTTTTGGCGCAATTCCTCAACAGGTTGAAAATCTGTTTGCGCTGGCGCGTTTGAAAAATGCCGCTGATTTGGCTAATGTTGTTAATTTGCGTGGCGACGGGACTCAAGTCCGGATATTGTTCAGCAAAAAAGCCAGCCGAGCACTTGCTGGCGAGACTGTTTTTAAAACCTTGCAGGACCTGCCTTATAAGGTTCGCGTCAAAGCCATCGATGATCAATTAGAATTAACCGTCATTTTAAACAAAGATCCGCAACTAACCTATTTAGGAAAAATAACCGATTATCTCGAATCGGCTGCAAAGGAGATCCAACATGCGTTTGGATAA
- a CDS encoding DUF6681 family protein — protein sequence MGIGLLALINQWLGFFSVRNQARGRIYSIVGFIANFYLLYVGVRLIINRQIWGIVFLLAFVVLLYFSVLNMIYYFTDKTVKWDISPLIDHFLGGDKAEEEAALKTVPANGLYRRDQVLGTVIVSSLEEQENLSNLYQRMLQAKLIEQNYGHFSRSQIKRYLLAHETISANYPGTLLPYFDLKYVPSGLLIYGGMNQFSARPIGVIVKVGLSDAMTALQGYQLSLASVVIHGGQGRQLDPTHSKIVAVSLANYITAEVAYKKREI from the coding sequence ATGGGAATTGGTTTACTGGCTTTAATTAATCAATGGCTTGGTTTTTTTAGTGTTCGCAATCAGGCTAGAGGGCGTATTTATTCAATCGTCGGTTTTATCGCTAACTTTTACCTCCTTTATGTTGGTGTGCGTTTAATCATCAATCGTCAGATTTGGGGGATTGTTTTCCTATTAGCTTTTGTCGTCTTGCTGTATTTTTCTGTGCTGAATATGATTTATTATTTTACAGACAAAACAGTTAAATGGGATATTTCGCCTTTGATTGACCACTTTTTGGGTGGCGATAAAGCTGAAGAAGAAGCTGCTCTGAAAACTGTACCGGCCAATGGCCTTTATCGACGTGATCAAGTGCTGGGTACGGTGATTGTGTCAAGTTTAGAAGAACAAGAAAACTTATCCAATCTCTATCAGCGAATGCTGCAGGCCAAATTGATTGAACAGAATTATGGTCATTTTTCCCGCTCGCAAATAAAGAGGTATCTGCTGGCGCATGAAACAATATCGGCTAATTATCCGGGTACGCTGCTGCCGTATTTTGATTTAAAATACGTGCCCAGCGGTTTATTGATCTATGGCGGCATGAATCAGTTTTCTGCTCGCCCGATTGGTGTAATCGTTAAGGTTGGACTAAGTGATGCAATGACTGCATTACAGGGTTATCAGTTATCGCTAGCCTCGGTGGTAATCCATGGCGGACAGGGACGCCAGTTAGATCCGACCCATAGTAAAATTGTGGCTGTGTCGTTAGCAAATTACATCACGGCTGAAGTCGCTTATAAAAAAAGAGAAATTTAA
- a CDS encoding ECF transporter S component, translated as MKSKNWKIRDVILAALVGVVFGAVYFASGQPYNLFISILTPIATFLTGHSLASSLSTSLVAAQVTTAATVGLFMMAGPIAALIIKKPGAAFLSNLIASAVEMVIGSSWGITTLLWGIEQGAGIEIGFASVRYRRPMAGLWLSTITGSIVSFAYHYFERSYYKFDVNYVLILFVIWFLSIFVFAGLINLLIFSLLKRTKLVQ; from the coding sequence ATGAAGAGTAAAAATTGGAAAATCAGAGATGTCATTTTAGCAGCATTAGTCGGTGTGGTATTCGGTGCCGTTTATTTTGCCTCAGGCCAGCCATATAACTTGTTTATCAGTATCCTAACGCCTATAGCAACTTTTTTGACCGGCCACTCACTGGCGAGCTCTTTATCGACCTCATTGGTAGCAGCTCAAGTCACAACAGCAGCAACAGTTGGCCTGTTTATGATGGCGGGTCCGATTGCAGCTTTAATTATTAAAAAACCAGGTGCTGCTTTCTTGTCTAATTTGATCGCTTCGGCCGTCGAGATGGTCATCGGGTCATCTTGGGGAATTACAACTCTGCTATGGGGCATCGAACAAGGTGCTGGCATTGAAATCGGTTTTGCCAGTGTCCGCTATCGGCGGCCAATGGCTGGTCTGTGGCTATCTACAATTACCGGCAGTATTGTTAGTTTTGCTTACCACTACTTTGAGCGTTCTTATTACAAATTCGATGTTAATTATGTGCTGATTTTGTTTGTCATTTGGTTTTTGTCGATCTTTGTTTTTGCGGGCCTGATTAATCTATTAATCTTCAGTCTTTTAAAAAGAACCAAACTTGTGCAATAA
- the pth gene encoding aminoacyl-tRNA hydrolase, with translation MMKVIVGLGNIGAKYAHNRHNVGFMAVDELAQRLNTTFSLKQNLHAFIATAVVASEKVYLVKPTTMMNDSGLAVEAVMHYFDAGLDDLIVFVDDIDRDYGQLRIKKSGASGGHNGLKSIESAIGSQKFVRIRIGTGRPAHAAQAVINHVLGDFTKPQMDLVQPQIDQAVLASEDFIKGIALNTITNRYNN, from the coding sequence ATGATGAAAGTTATCGTAGGATTGGGAAATATTGGTGCAAAATACGCACATAATCGGCATAACGTCGGTTTTATGGCGGTGGACGAACTCGCACAGCGACTCAATACAACCTTTTCTTTGAAACAAAATCTGCACGCATTTATCGCAACGGCTGTTGTGGCATCTGAAAAAGTATATCTGGTTAAACCGACAACGATGATGAATGATTCTGGTCTGGCCGTAGAGGCCGTGATGCATTATTTTGACGCCGGGCTAGATGATTTAATCGTTTTTGTTGACGATATTGATCGGGATTATGGTCAGCTGCGTATCAAAAAAAGCGGTGCATCAGGCGGACACAATGGTTTGAAATCAATCGAATCAGCTATTGGGAGTCAGAAATTTGTCCGAATCCGTATCGGCACAGGGAGGCCCGCTCATGCTGCACAGGCTGTCATTAATCATGTGTTGGGTGATTTCACAAAACCGCAAATGGACTTGGTTCAGCCCCAGATTGACCAGGCCGTTTTAGCGTCAGAGGATTTTATTAAGGGCATTGCACTGAATACAATTACGAATCGTTACAATAATTAA
- a CDS encoding RluA family pseudouridine synthase, with the protein MQFYQFNFVISQHFVNKSVKEYLALLLIPKHVRGLLRQDKRLFLNGQPVSTAALLAAGDKLSFKLSAADFSEKQQVYPSNNLQQISIVYENDDCIIVDKPAGMKMHPHSPNETDTLLNFVQAALAGRRSHGLPASAYMVHRIDTDTSGLVLIATNPLAAAVLNQLIAKKIIKRTYLAWVSGHLSEPNGVITLPIAQDPKNLYVRIVDPSGQPALTRWVKMHVVYQNTLLRIQLATGRSHQIRVHLAAIGHPLIGDRLYGGPDYPRLLLHSASIELPDLFTDYQQLRRVTSPLPADFPRQLYLR; encoded by the coding sequence GTGCAATTCTACCAATTTAATTTTGTCATCTCACAACATTTTGTTAACAAAAGTGTCAAAGAGTATCTGGCTCTGCTCTTGATCCCCAAGCATGTCCGCGGATTGCTGCGGCAGGATAAACGGCTTTTCTTAAATGGCCAGCCTGTTTCGACAGCAGCTTTATTGGCAGCTGGCGATAAGCTGAGTTTTAAATTATCTGCTGCTGATTTTTCAGAGAAACAGCAGGTATATCCGTCCAACAATCTGCAGCAGATTTCAATCGTTTATGAAAACGATGATTGCATCATCGTTGATAAACCAGCTGGAATGAAAATGCATCCGCACTCACCCAATGAGACTGATACCTTATTGAATTTTGTTCAAGCTGCTTTAGCCGGCCGTCGATCGCACGGCCTACCGGCCTCTGCCTATATGGTTCACCGCATCGATACTGATACTTCAGGCTTGGTTTTGATTGCTACAAATCCACTGGCTGCTGCCGTTTTGAATCAGCTGATTGCCAAAAAAATCATTAAAAGAACCTATTTAGCCTGGGTATCAGGCCATTTATCTGAGCCAAACGGCGTTATTACACTGCCCATTGCCCAGGATCCGAAAAATCTGTATGTCCGTATTGTTGATCCATCGGGACAGCCGGCGCTGACGCGTTGGGTCAAAATGCATGTTGTCTATCAAAACACTTTACTGCGTATTCAGCTGGCAACCGGACGGTCGCATCAGATCCGAGTTCATCTGGCTGCTATCGGCCACCCGTTAATTGGTGATCGACTATACGGCGGACCGGATTATCCACGCCTGCTGCTGCATTCGGCCAGTATTGAATTGCCGGATTTATTTACTGATTATCAGCAGCTGCGGCGTGTGACCTCACCGCTGCCGGCGGATTTTCCTAGACAGCTATATTTGAGGTAA
- a CDS encoding ATP-binding cassette domain-containing protein, with product MSIIDFKNQNIEIDGQTILQNINLSINAGDFILLSGASGSGKTTFINELVAKYDKTAARVFQSPDQQFTMETPFYELVFLLENLQYPADQIENKINQILTEFHLENKKNQLVDTLSGGEQQRLALAEAVNLGTQLVILDEPFASIDRQSIRFLLAKVQELQRRGRTIVIADHNPLIYDGLAQRIFLFDKHTITSLPKTDFRQFYDSFKRQNHFHLKSDFQSDRIKIDRLSISFPDQIIFDQASALIPDKSSVLIVGENGTGKSTLLKAMSGLQKFNGKITSRGKISLAFQNPSDSFLKITVQEELFLSQHKSFHEAMAPAAIEDWLTRLSLKDRLDASVYTLSGGEKKKLQLLLLVIQSPDTILLDEPFAGLDQKSVLDLIALLKTSAATKIFISHQLFAMDQIIDHAYQIQDHKLIRLAELS from the coding sequence GTGTCGATAATTGATTTTAAAAATCAAAATATTGAAATTGATGGGCAGACGATTTTGCAAAACATCAACTTGAGTATTAACGCGGGTGACTTTATTTTACTTTCTGGGGCTTCAGGCTCCGGCAAGACAACTTTTATTAATGAACTCGTGGCAAAATATGATAAAACTGCAGCACGTGTTTTTCAAAGCCCTGACCAGCAGTTTACAATGGAAACACCTTTTTACGAACTGGTCTTTTTGTTGGAAAATCTGCAATATCCAGCCGATCAGATTGAAAACAAAATTAATCAGATCCTGACGGAGTTTCACCTAGAAAACAAAAAAAACCAACTGGTCGATACCCTATCAGGCGGCGAACAGCAGCGGCTGGCTTTGGCAGAAGCCGTCAATCTAGGTACTCAACTCGTTATTTTAGATGAACCTTTTGCCAGTATCGATCGGCAGAGTATCCGGTTTCTGCTTGCCAAAGTGCAGGAATTGCAGCGGCGGGGTCGGACAATTGTGATAGCTGATCACAATCCTTTAATTTACGACGGACTCGCACAGCGCATTTTTCTATTTGATAAACACACAATTACATCCTTACCAAAAACGGATTTCCGTCAATTCTATGATTCTTTTAAAAGACAGAATCACTTCCATCTAAAAAGTGATTTTCAGTCGGATAGGATTAAAATTGATCGGCTCTCCATCTCTTTTCCCGATCAAATCATTTTTGATCAAGCTTCTGCATTGATACCTGACAAAAGCAGCGTTTTAATTGTTGGTGAAAACGGTACCGGCAAATCGACCTTGTTAAAAGCCATGTCAGGTCTGCAAAAATTTAACGGCAAAATTACTAGCCGCGGAAAAATTTCACTGGCCTTTCAAAATCCTAGCGACAGTTTTTTAAAAATCACGGTTCAAGAAGAACTGTTCTTAAGCCAGCACAAAAGTTTCCATGAAGCAATGGCTCCCGCCGCCATAGAAGATTGGCTGACGCGTTTATCTTTAAAGGATCGCCTGGATGCTTCAGTTTACACATTATCCGGTGGGGAAAAGAAAAAACTGCAACTTCTGTTGCTTGTGATTCAATCTCCCGACACCATTCTCTTGGATGAGCCTTTTGCCGGACTAGATCAAAAATCTGTCCTTGATTTGATTGCGTTGTTAAAAACTTCAGCGGCTACGAAAATTTTTATTAGTCATCAATTGTTCGCCATGGATCAAATTATTGACCATGCTTATCAAATTCAAGATCATAAACTCATCAGATTGGCGGAATTATCATGA
- a CDS encoding DUF4097 family beta strand repeat-containing protein, with product MDDLINKKLTRLFSGYEKTADLDDLHDEIFDDVKESAKDLQQKEHLSDEEAVDKAFLQMGDLTKVIDQIGEKKGNGTFKFNFHFLSQQDSEVVYEDEFALDEIEKINLKFHSDAVKIISTDSDKLKLTQYKNPQTADDPIVQVSSQNGDLNIHLPEKKFSISIGVFISTTRLPKLLIELPNSYKGTLNSDFGSGSMLVKGIKNHAAANFTFHSGSLKISNSVFSESGCSFHSGSLSVSDSLADYFGSDFSSGTLRLNNVTAKYDIKATSGTVRLNKITGAGSVNLSSGVVRADFKKVTGDLKLTALSGMIRAVLPSQDEFAFKLSAKTGTVRLKDVFDAPVDYDIESSSAKLGTVGEAKSYRLLSRVSSGTIVID from the coding sequence ATGGATGACTTAATTAACAAAAAGCTGACAAGACTATTTTCAGGCTATGAAAAAACTGCTGATTTAGATGATTTGCATGACGAGATTTTCGATGATGTCAAAGAAAGTGCCAAAGATTTGCAGCAGAAAGAACACCTCAGCGATGAGGAAGCTGTTGACAAAGCATTTTTGCAAATGGGCGATCTGACAAAAGTGATCGATCAAATTGGTGAAAAAAAAGGAAACGGGACTTTTAAATTCAATTTTCATTTCCTCAGTCAACAGGATAGCGAAGTTGTCTACGAAGATGAGTTTGCCTTAGACGAGATTGAAAAAATCAATCTCAAATTCCATTCAGATGCTGTAAAAATTATCTCGACAGATTCAGACAAATTGAAACTGACTCAGTATAAAAATCCGCAGACTGCTGATGATCCGATCGTTCAAGTCAGCAGCCAAAACGGTGATCTAAATATTCATTTACCAGAAAAAAAATTCTCGATTAGTATTGGTGTTTTTATTTCTACGACGCGTCTGCCTAAATTGCTGATTGAATTGCCAAACAGCTATAAAGGTACATTGAATAGCGACTTTGGATCCGGCAGCATGCTGGTAAAGGGGATTAAAAATCACGCAGCCGCTAATTTCACCTTTCATTCCGGCAGCTTGAAGATTTCAAATTCAGTCTTTTCAGAAAGCGGCTGTTCTTTTCATTCCGGCAGCCTATCTGTTTCGGATAGCTTGGCCGATTATTTCGGATCAGATTTTTCATCAGGCACGCTGCGTTTGAACAATGTTACGGCAAAATATGATATTAAAGCCACCTCGGGCACGGTACGCCTGAATAAAATAACCGGTGCCGGTAGTGTCAATCTATCGTCGGGGGTTGTGCGTGCTGATTTTAAAAAGGTAACCGGTGATTTAAAATTGACCGCGTTGTCAGGCATGATTAGAGCTGTTTTGCCTAGCCAAGACGAATTTGCTTTCAAGTTATCGGCTAAAACCGGTACAGTTCGTTTGAAGGATGTTTTTGACGCACCAGTGGATTATGATATCGAGTCATCCTCTGCTAAATTAGGTACTGTCGGCGAAGCTAAAAGTTATCGCTTGCTCAGTCGCGTGTCTTCGGGCACAATCGTGATTGATTAG
- a CDS encoding PadR family transcriptional regulator has translation MAQEISKDMIRGLTGAIVLSVLEFEDSYGYQISKQIKQITDDRYELNEATLYTVFRRLSAQGFVKSYYGNDDENQGGRRKYYSLTESGKKELNRSRTDWEFSKEIVDALLQEKKNG, from the coding sequence ATGGCTCAAGAAATATCGAAAGATATGATTCGCGGACTGACAGGTGCGATTGTATTAAGTGTTTTAGAGTTTGAAGATTCCTATGGTTACCAGATTTCCAAACAGATCAAACAGATAACTGATGATCGTTACGAACTCAACGAAGCCACTTTGTATACCGTTTTTCGCCGTTTATCAGCTCAAGGATTTGTGAAAAGCTACTACGGCAATGACGATGAAAATCAAGGCGGGCGCCGCAAATACTACAGTTTGACCGAAAGCGGCAAAAAAGAGCTCAATCGATCCCGTACCGACTGGGAATTTTCAAAAGAAATTGTTGATGCGCTGCTGCAGGAGAAGAAGAATGGATGA